In the Stakelama saccharophila genome, AATTGAGTTGAGGCGCCGATAGACCTTGGCGCGCTCCGCGTTCCACGAGCCGAACACGGCGCCGATCGCGGTCCAGAGCTGGTCGTGCACGTCCTGCGGGAACGGCTTGTCCCACATTTCCTTCACCAGCGACTTGTATTCGTCGACCAGCGCGCGCCAGTCCTTCGCCGTCATCTCGGTATCGAGCGTATAGCCGCGATCCTCCTTCGCGATCTCCAGCGCTTCCTCGAACCGGCCGTGATCGAGGCCGAGGACGACGTCGCAGTACATCTGGATGAAGCGGCGATAGCTGTCCCAGGCGAAGCGTTCGTCATCGGCCTTTTTCGCCAGCCCCTCGACCGTCGCATCGTTGAGGCCGAGGTTGAGGACCGTGTCCATCATGCCGGGCATCGAGACGCGCGCGCCCGAACGCACCGAGACGAGCAGCGGATCGGCGGCGTCGCCGAAGGTCTTGCCCGTCACGCCCTCGATATGGGCGATGCCGTTCGCCACTTCGTCGCGCAAGCTGTCGGGGAACGTCTCGCCTTCCTCGTAATAGCGCGCGCACATTTCCGTCGAGATCGTGAAGCCCGGCGGCACCGGCAGGCCGATCGAGGCCATTTCCGCCAAGTTCGCCCCCTTGCCGCCGAGGAGATTCCTGTCCCCCTGCCCGCCATCCGAAATCCCGCCGCCGAAGCGATAGACATATTGCGTCATGCGTTCGTCCTGCCCTGTGTTCGTTGCCGTTCTTTCCTGGGGAGGGAAAAGCGCCGGCACCGGCTTAGGTTCACACTATATTCTCGGGGGGTGCGACAGAAAATGTCTCGCAAGAGTTAGATCGTTGCCCCCTCGATCTTCGAGAAATCGGCGACGCGGTGCACCGCGTCGCGCATCCGCGCCAGCAATGCGAGGCGCGCGGTGCGCTTGTCGGGATCGGCGTCGTTTACCGTCACCGTGTCAAAGAACGCATCGATCGGCGCGCGGAGGCTGGCGAGTGCCGCCATCGCACCTTCGAAATCCTCCCGTGCGATCGCGGCCGTGGCCTGCGGCTCGGCCGCATCGAGCGCGTCGATCAGGGCATTTTCCGCAGGTTCGGGCGCGTAGGAAAGTGTCTTTTCCGCACCCTCGTCGTCCTTCCCGCGAAGGCGGGAATCCATGTCTTTGGCTTCGGCCGCCTGTGGCTGCTCGCCAAAGCCATGGGCCCCTGCCTGCGCAGGGGCAACGGATGCACTGGGGGTATCGCCCCACCCCTCCTTCTTGAGGATGTTCGCCGCGCGCTTGTAGCCGGCGAGCAGGTTGGCGCCGTCCTCGGTGGCGACGAATGCCTGAAGCGCCTTCACCCGCGCGAGCAGGCGGACGAGATCGTCCTCGCCGCCGAGCGCGAACACCGCGTCGATCAGGTCGTGCCGGACGCCCGCCTCTCGCTGCTGGACCTTGAGGCGGTCGGCGAAGAAGAGAAGGATTTCATTCCACCACGCCGTTGGTGCTGAGCCCGTCGAAGTACCGCCCTGTTCTTCCGCGACGAAGGACAGCCCTTCGACAAGCTCAGGGCGAACGGTGGAAAGCGGAAAGCGGATCGCATTCTCGGACAGCAGGCGCAGGATGCCGAGGGCGGCGCGCCGGAGCGCGAAGGGGTCCTTCGATCCGGTCGGCTTCTCACCGATCACGAAGAAGGCGGCGATGGTATCCAGCTTGTCCGCCAGGCCCACCGCCACCGTCACCGGGGCGGTCGGCACCTCGTCGCCCTGCCCGACCGGCTTGTAGTGATCGCGGATCGCATCGGCGACCTCTGGCGGCTCGCCCTGCGCGGCGGCGTAATAGCCGCCCATCAGGCCCTGCAGCTCGGGAAACTCGCCGACCATGCCGGTGACGAGATCGGCCTTGGCCAGCCGCGCCGCGCGTTCGGCGAGGGCGGCGAGCCTTGCCCGATCCCCGTTCGTGTCGAGCGAAGTCGAGACACGTTCTTGGGCAGCACCGGGATCACGCGTCTCGACTTTGCTCGAAGCGAACGGGGGAGTGGTGGCGGCCGTGCCGACAATCCCCTCTTCCACCAGCCAGCGGGCCAGCTTCGCCACGCGCTCGACCTTGTCGGCGACGGTGCCGAGCTTTTCGTGGAAGACGATCTTTTCGAGCCGCGGCGTCAGGTCCTCGAGCTTCGTCTTGCGGTCGGTGTCGTAGAAGAATCGCGCGTCGGACAGGCGGGCGGCGAGGACCTTTTCGTTGCCGGCGACGATCCGCTCGCCGCCATCGGCCGCGTCGATATTGGCGACGCAGACGAAGGCGTTGGCCAACTCCCCTTCCCGCGTGCGGGAGGGGGTCGGGGGGAGGGCATGACCGCTGGCGGCATTATCCTCGGGAGACTGCCCTCCCCCGGCCCCTCCCGCAGGCGGGAGGGGGGTGCACACGAAATATTTCTGGTTCACGCGCGCGGTGAGCTGAATCACCTCGGGCGGCACGTCGAGAAAACCTTCGTCGAAGCGGCCGAGCAGCGGCGCCGGCCATTCCGTCAGGCCGGCATTTTCATAGAGCAGCCCCTCATCCTCCACCAGCGCCAGATTGGCCTTCTTCGCCGCCATCTTCGCGCCCAGTGCGATGATGTTCCGGCGTTCGGCGCCATCGACGATGACATGGCAGGCGCGCAGCTTTTCGACATAGTCGGCGGCCGAGCCGATGGTGATCGCGCCCGGATGATGGAAACGGTGGCCGAGCGTGGCCGATCCGGATCGGATGCCCGCGAATTCGAAGTCGACCACGTTCTCGCCGAACAGGGCGACGATGCCGTGCAGCGGGCGGACCCAGCGCAAGGACTCCGTCGAGGTCGAGGCCGCGCCCCAGCGCATCGATTTCGGCCAGGGAAAGGCACGGATGACGGCGGGGATCGCCTCGGCGAGGACGCTCGTCGTCTCTCGACCCGGCGTGTCGATGACGGCGAAATAGGTCGCACGGCCCTTGACCTCGCGCACCTCGAGCTGGTCGCGCGTCAGGCCGGCCTTGCGGCAGAAGCCCTCGACCGCCTGATCGGGGGCGCCTTGGGGCGGGCCTTTCAATTCTTCGGATACCGCCTGCGTACCCTGCGGCAGGCCTTTCGCGATCAGCGCGAGGCGGCGCGGGGTGGCGTAGGTCACGATTTCGGTCGCCTGCAATCCGGCCTTGTCCAGCTCGGCGACGAACAGCTTTTCAAGGTCCGCCCGCGCGCGTTCCTGCATGCGTGCGGGGATTTCTTCCGAGCGGAGTTCGAGAAGGAAATCGGTCACAGTCCTTCTCCCGCCGGGAGAAGGAGGGAGGCGCGGAGCGCCGGAAGGATGAGGGTGAATAGCGCACAGCGGTCGCCCTCACCCTTCCCACTCGGCTGCGCCTCGCGGGCCCCTTCCCTCTCCCGCCGGGAGAGGGAGATACGCGCGTGATCCATCATGCTCATCACAGCACCCACCCCGGAAAGTTCGCTTCCCATTCGGGCGTCTTCCTGTCGATCCACGCCTGGCAGCTTCCCTTCGCGAGGTCGCGGACGCGGCCCATATAGGCCTGGCGTTCGGCGACCGAGATCACGCCGCGCGCCTGCAGCAGGTTGAAGACATGGCTGGCCTTGATCGCCTGCTCATAAGCGGGAATCGGCAGTTTGGCGTCGATGCAGCGCTCGCATTCCGCCGTCGCCTTTCTGAACAGGTCGAATAGCGAGTCGGTGTCGGCGACCTCGAAATTCCAGGTCGACATCTGGCGTTCGTTTTCGAGGAAGACGTCGCCGTAACTCACGCCGGCGTCGTTGAATTTCAGGTCGTATACGCTGTCGACATTCTGGATGTACATCGCCAGCCGCTCG is a window encoding:
- the glyS gene encoding glycine--tRNA ligase subunit beta produces the protein MTDFLLELRSEEIPARMQERARADLEKLFVAELDKAGLQATEIVTYATPRRLALIAKGLPQGTQAVSEELKGPPQGAPDQAVEGFCRKAGLTRDQLEVREVKGRATYFAVIDTPGRETTSVLAEAIPAVIRAFPWPKSMRWGAASTSTESLRWVRPLHGIVALFGENVVDFEFAGIRSGSATLGHRFHHPGAITIGSAADYVEKLRACHVIVDGAERRNIIALGAKMAAKKANLALVEDEGLLYENAGLTEWPAPLLGRFDEGFLDVPPEVIQLTARVNQKYFVCTPLPPAGGAGGGQSPEDNAASGHALPPTPSRTREGELANAFVCVANIDAADGGERIVAGNEKVLAARLSDARFFYDTDRKTKLEDLTPRLEKIVFHEKLGTVADKVERVAKLARWLVEEGIVGTAATTPPFASSKVETRDPGAAQERVSTSLDTNGDRARLAALAERAARLAKADLVTGMVGEFPELQGLMGGYYAAAQGEPPEVADAIRDHYKPVGQGDEVPTAPVTVAVGLADKLDTIAAFFVIGEKPTGSKDPFALRRAALGILRLLSENAIRFPLSTVRPELVEGLSFVAEEQGGTSTGSAPTAWWNEILLFFADRLKVQQREAGVRHDLIDAVFALGGEDDLVRLLARVKALQAFVATEDGANLLAGYKRAANILKKEGWGDTPSASVAPAQAGAHGFGEQPQAAEAKDMDSRLRGKDDEGAEKTLSYAPEPAENALIDALDAAEPQATAAIAREDFEGAMAALASLRAPIDAFFDTVTVNDADPDKRTARLALLARMRDAVHRVADFSKIEGATI